In Porites lutea chromosome 9, jaPorLute2.1, whole genome shotgun sequence, a single window of DNA contains:
- the LOC140947862 gene encoding uncharacterized protein, with amino-acid sequence MEDQYVVLLERVVAENVRLREAMEARDNEQRRMFEELASKIESSNTEPERSGRSSRKRRRKISVPQQCRQDVRKMYKALSQNEDFDGFKLDESFLAEANQTATKTIIEAVIADRGGTENCPWSPAEIKGAAATYLKSLYDAAMRAKKGKLEAHKDLCRRQGRMRDKTQKRLVTLKTMPWSNEKKAQVEEAVGSLAYTSSDESDFSEDESGQSKLSRYLVKRLPWERTSLTKAKRELNEAYSRSLESKRVHLVTRRPHPMPSTRRRPTEPLEWPVRAENPAPTPGTRPSSSTCTRTPSHPTPAVIPPTSTRPPSSGTPPTRTRPPSSGTPPTRTHPPSSGTQPTRTCPPSSGTPPNSTHPPSSGTPPSRTRPPTTGSPPTRPSPSSCPARTTTPSPSTSSARLPATVTPSPSTLSSRSGTSSLLPDCSSTPKTSKPKKTLKSKKDVAHRRSASPAY; translated from the exons ATGGAAGATCAATATGTCGTTTTACTTGAAAGGGTTGTGGCTGAAAATGTTCGTCTCAGAGAAGCGATGGAAGCGCGAGACAACGAACAACGACGAATGTTTGAGGAACTTGCTTCAAAAATAGAGAGCTCTAACACTGAACCAGAAAGATCAGGACGATCGAGTAGGAAAAGAAGGAGGAAAATCTCAGTCCCGCAGCAGTGTCGC CAAGACGTTAGAAAGATGTACAAAGCCCTTTCACAGAATGAAGATTTTGATGGCTTTAAGTTGGATGAGAG ctttttagcaGAGGCTAACCAGACTGCCACCAAGACAATTATTGAGGCAGTCATAGCTGATCGTGGTGGCACTGAAAATTGCCCCTGGTCTCCAGCTGAAATTAAAG GGGCTGCTGCGACATACTTAAAGAGTTTGTATGATGCTGCCATGAGGGCAAAAAAGGGCAAGCTGGAGGCTCACAAAGATCTCTGCCGAAGGCAGGGAAGGATGAGAGAT AAAACTCAGAAGAGGCTGGTAACACTGAAGACCATGCCCTGGTCAAATGAGAAAAAGGCACAGGTTGAAGAAGCTGTAGGGAGCCTAGCGTACACAAGCTCAGATGAGTCTGACTTTTCTGAGGATGAAAGTGGTCAGAGCAAGTTAAGCAGATACCTTGTCAAAAGGCTTCCATGGGAGAGGACTTCTCTAACTAAAGCTAAGAGAGAGCTTAATGAGGCTTATTCCAGAAGCCTCGAATCCAAAAGGGTACACCTGGTGACAAGACGCCCGCACCCAATGCCATCAACAAGACGCCGACCCACTGAGCCTCTAGAATGGCCAGTCAGGGCTGAGAATCCAGCCCCTACACCTGGCACCCGGCCATCTTCATCTACATGTACTAGAACTCCAAGTCATCCTACGCCAGCAGTTATACCACCCACCAGCACCCGTCCTCCTTCATCTGGAACTCCACCTACCCGCACCCGTCCTCCTTCATCTGGAACTCCACCTACACGCACCCATCCTCCTTCATCTGGAACTCAACCTACCCGCACCTGTCCTCCTTCATCTGGAACTCCACCTAACAGCACCCATCCTCCTTCATCTGGAACTCCACCTTCCCGTACCCGTCCTCCAACAACTGGAAGTCCACCCACCCGCCCTTCTCCTTCATCTTGTCCAGCAAGAACTACAACTCCATCCCCCAGTACCAGTTCTGCCCGTCTGCCAGCAACAGTGACGCCATCCCCCAGCACCCTTTCTTCAAGATCTGGAACTTCATCCCTCTTACCTGACTGTAGCTCCACTCCCAAGACatccaaaccaaaaaaaactttaaagtcAAAAAAGGACGTGGCCCATAGGCGTTCTGCTTCGCCAGCTTATTGA
- the LOC140948035 gene encoding uncharacterized protein, protein MSSRLRKQTRVWCGHCNEYLSRSTFWKHRQAYYDVKSERWITKDDAGRLHSLGDDEKKARLHDPDDQMHEFRDEPSESSSDEDFEAALSREGCDQVDDYKDISSFDDDADFSSAMNDDTHVEESESASQVLSSDTDCSESENDCGCSESGCSDEEDTEEWHKDVDDLLQDVGHDEPLPEPIQHRSTTQTLTTLLHYIASNYGGYTASQWKNWTLIYSMFCLKGLLPESHLRCWQTFVLACQYLCTPVLSKTDILKADLLFVKFGERFECLYGKQAVTPNMHLHCHLKECVTDCGPVHSFWCFSFERFNGIFGSMQVNGRSVEVQLMRKLLAGRFVWDVQFPCDFQENFLPFFAQEGNGSPESFIVKTASELFNSACCLSLGAFQWSDLTLVSLPSSFKHFALDEDEVKVLLECYKALYPTEEIELTSCVARKFTSVVLGTEKFGSKMDCRKLRSARIMASWTTDNGSIEATAPRRPGIVNSYLLHSIKLNGQFCQHVFAVVWWYKTDNDKGHFGKPAEVWRRDYEHCGPSLFMPVQRIAQKFACSLAKFNGVDKLVVNPIPRSFH, encoded by the exons ATGTCTTCCCGTCTGAGAAAACAAACTAGAGTGTGGTGTGGACATTGCAATGAATACTTATCTAGGTCGACTTTCTGGAAACATCGACAGGCTTATTATGATGTGAAAAGTGAACGTTGGATAACGAAAGATGACGCGGGACGTTTGCACAGTTTGGGAGATGATGAAAAGAAAGCAAGACTGCATGACCCTGATGATCAAATGCATGAGTTCCGTGATGAGCCATCCGAATCTTCCAGTGATGAAGATTTTGAAGCAGCTTTATCTAGGGAAG GTTGCGACCAGGTTGATGATTATAAAGATATCTCCAGCTTTGATGATGACGCAGATTTCTCAAGTGCAATGAATGATGACACACATGTAGAAGAAAGTGAATCGGCCAGTCAG GTCTTGTCTTCTGACACTGATTGTTCTGAAAGCGAAAATGACTGTGGTTGCAGTGAAAGTGGTTGTAGTGACGAAGAAGATACTGAAGAATGGCACAAAGATGTTGATGATCTTCTTCAAGATGTGGGCCATGATGAACCCCTACCAGAACCAATCCAGCACCGATCAACGACACAGACACTGACTACATTACTTCA CTACATAGCATCCAATTATGGTGGCTACACAGCATCACAATGGAAGAACTGGACCTTAATTTACTCCATGTTTTGTTTAAAAGGCCTGTTACCAGAAAGCCATTTAAGGTGCTGGCAGACATTTGTTCTTGCTTGCCAGTATCTTTGTACACCAGTTCTGTCCAAGACTGACATTTTGAAAGCTGATCTGCTATTTGTGAAGTTTGGAGAGAGATTTGAATGTTTGTATGGCAAACAGGCTGTGACACCAAATATGCATCTCCACTGCCATTTAAAAGAATGTGTTACTGACTGTGGTCCAGTGCATTCCTTTTGGTGTTTTAGCTTTGAGCGTTTTAATGGAATTTTTGGATCAATGCAAGTGAATGGACGATCTGTTGAGGTACAGTTAATGCGTAAACTTCTAGCTGGGCGGTTCGTCTGGGATGTTCAATTTCCATGTGACTTTCAGGAAaactttttgccattttttgctCAAGAGGGAAATGGTTCACCTGAGAGCTTTATTGTGAAAACAGCTTCTGAACTGTTTAACAGTGCTTGTTGCTTGAGTCTGGGAGCCTTTCAGTGGAGTGATCTAACACTTGTTAGTCTTCCCAGCTCATTTAAGCATTTTGCATTGGATGAAGATGAGGTAAAGGTACTTTTGGAATGCTATAAGGCATTATACCCTACTGAAGAAATTGAACTTACATCATGTGTCGCACGCAAGTTCACTAGTGTTGTTCTTGGAACTGAGAAATTTGGCTCGAAAATGGACTGCCGCAAACTGAGATCTGCTCGAATAATGGCCTCCTGGACTACTGATAATGGCTCAATTGAAGCTACTGCACCAAGAAGACCTGGAATAGTTAATTCGTACCTTTTGCACAGTATTAAGCTTAATGGACAATTCTGTCAGcatgtttttgctgttgtttggtGGTACAAAACTGACAATGACAAAGGGCACTTTGGCAAACCAGCTGAGGTTTGGAGACGTGACTATGAACACTGTGGACCTTCTTTATTTATGCCAGTTCAGCGCATAGCACAAAAATTTGCTTGCTCTTTAGCAAAATTTAATGGGGTAGATAAGCTTGTAGTTAACCCCATTCCTAGGTCATTTCATTAG